A section of the Ranitomeya imitator isolate aRanImi1 chromosome 7, aRanImi1.pri, whole genome shotgun sequence genome encodes:
- the HOXD13 gene encoding homeobox protein Hox-D13 produces the protein MCKALSKRNQWEMEGLRGAEGSSSNQCRNFLSSPAVFGTPSSRTVPGLAYPGPERSTSTRSEATKEGPTCPASTGPSAPSLGYGYHFGNGYYSCRMSHGVGLQQNPLKSTSHASLGGFPVEKYMDVSSLASTSVPSSEVPSRAKEVSYFQGYTNPYQHVPGYLDMVSSFSPGDPRHETYISMEGYQSWTLANGWNSQVYCPKDQAQAPHFWKSSFPGEVALNQPDMCVYRRGRKKRVPYTKLQLKELENEYAINKFINKDKRRRISATTNLSERQVTIWFQNRRVKDKKIVSKLKDNIS, from the exons ATGTGCAAGGCTCTCAGCAAACGCAACCAGTGGGAGATGGAAGGCTTGAGAGGGGCAGAGGGCTCCTCCAGTAACCAGTGCAGGAATTTCCTCTCTTCCCCCGCTGTGTTTGGCACTCCCTCCAGCAGAACGGTCCCTGGATTAGCCTACCCTGGCCCTGAGAGGTCCACTTCTACTCGCTCGGAGGCCACCAAAGAAGGACCGACCTGTCCAGCTTCCACTGGGCCCTCAGCCCCCTCTCTTGGATATGGCTACCACTTTGGGAACGGATATTACAGCTGTCGCATGTCTCATGGTGTGGGTCTGCAGCAGAACCCTCTGAAGTCCACCAGCCATGCCTCCCTAGGAGGGTTCCCGGTGGAGAAATACATGGACGTGTCCAGTCTGGCCAGCACCAGTGTTCCCAGCAGTGAGGTGCCTTCAAGGGCCAAGGAGGTGTCTTATTTTCAGGGCTACACTAACCCCTATCAGCACGTGCCTGGATACTTAGATATGGTGTCATCGTTCAGCCCTGGGGATCCCAGACATGAGACCTATATATCAATGGAGGGCTATCAGTCATGGACTTTGGCTAATGGCTGGAACAGTCAAGTTTATTGTCCAAAGGATCAGGCTCAAGCCCCTCATTTCTGGAAGTCGTCTTTTCCAG GAGAGGTCGCCCTGAACCAACCAGACATGTGTGTATACAGACGTGGGAGGAAGAAGAGGGTGCCCTACACCAAGCTGCAACTCAAAGAACTAGAAAACGAATATGCCATTAACAAGTTCATTAACAAGGACAAGAGGCGGAGGATATCAGCCACCACCAACCTTTCTGAGAGACAGGTCACCATCTGGTTCCAAAACAGGAGAGTAAAGGACAAGAAAATAGTATCGAAACTAAAGGACAATATTTCCTGA